The Lysobacter gummosus genome includes a region encoding these proteins:
- a CDS encoding ribonucleoside-diphosphate reductase subunit alpha, protein MSVTKRNGRREPVDLNKIVRAVTRSGENLYAIDPMRVATRTISGLYDGATTQELDELSIRTAALLTAEEPEYGRLAARLLAGVIEKEVAGIEIHAFSQSIQRGHELGLINERLVTFVQANARKLNDAIDRSLDAKFDYFGLRTLYDRYLLRHPTARTVIETPQQFFLRIACALSEDVSDALALYRRMAQLDYIPSSPTLFNAGTTHEQLSSCFLLDSPDDSLEAIYKRYMDVAKLSKFSGGIGLSYTRIRSRGSLIRSTNGLSNGIVPWLKTLDASVAAVNQGGKRKGAACVYLEPWHADVEEFLELRDNTGDEARRTHNLNLANWIPDEFMRRVEADADWSLFDPSKVPQLTDLWGEAFDRAYHAAEAAGLAAKKVKARDIYGRMMRTLAQTGNGWMNFKDKSNRASNQTLRDGNVIHLSNLCTEILEVTSQDETAVCNLGSINLSHHVELFEDGKGAFDFDKLAETVRLAVRQLDRVIDLNFYPIETARRANLKWRPVGLGSMGLQDVFFKLRMPFDSEPARKLAQEIAEAIYFHALSASNELAMEHGKHPSFDDTRASVGELQFEAWGVTPSQPERWDALRKRIAEHGLRNSLLIAIAPTATIASIAGCYECIEPQVSNLFKRETLSGDFLVVNKYLVEELKKLGMWTAEMRDRIKMAEGSIQSVTEVPETLRQVYRTAWELPMRSLIDMAAERGAYIDQSQSLNLFIESPNIGQLSSMYMYAWKKGLKTTYYLRSRPATKIAKTTVSAPATSAPKPELVPVEFTASEAIACSLENPESCEACQ, encoded by the coding sequence ATGAGCGTGACCAAGCGCAACGGTCGCCGCGAACCGGTCGATCTGAACAAGATCGTGCGCGCGGTGACCCGCAGCGGCGAGAACCTCTACGCGATCGATCCGATGCGCGTGGCCACCCGCACCATCTCCGGCCTGTACGACGGCGCGACCACGCAGGAACTCGACGAACTGTCGATCCGCACCGCCGCCCTGCTGACCGCGGAAGAACCCGAATACGGCCGCCTCGCCGCGCGCCTGCTCGCCGGCGTGATCGAGAAAGAAGTCGCCGGCATCGAAATCCATGCGTTCTCGCAGTCGATCCAGCGCGGCCATGAGCTGGGCCTGATCAACGAGCGCCTGGTGACCTTCGTCCAGGCCAACGCGCGCAAGCTCAACGACGCGATCGACCGCAGCCTCGACGCCAAGTTCGATTACTTCGGCCTGCGCACCTTGTACGACCGCTACCTGCTGCGCCACCCGACCGCGCGCACCGTCATCGAGACCCCGCAGCAATTCTTCCTGCGCATCGCCTGCGCGCTCAGCGAAGACGTCAGCGACGCGCTGGCGCTGTACCGCCGCATGGCGCAGCTGGACTACATCCCGTCCTCGCCGACCCTGTTCAACGCCGGCACCACGCACGAGCAGCTGTCGAGCTGCTTCCTGCTCGATTCGCCCGACGACTCGCTGGAAGCGATCTACAAGCGCTACATGGACGTGGCCAAGCTCAGCAAGTTCAGCGGCGGCATCGGCCTGAGCTACACACGCATCCGTTCGCGCGGCTCGCTGATCCGTTCCACCAACGGCCTGAGCAACGGCATCGTGCCGTGGCTGAAGACGCTCGACGCGTCGGTCGCGGCGGTCAACCAGGGCGGCAAGCGCAAGGGCGCGGCCTGCGTGTACCTGGAGCCGTGGCACGCCGACGTGGAAGAGTTCCTGGAACTGCGCGACAACACCGGCGACGAAGCGCGCCGCACGCACAACCTCAATCTGGCCAACTGGATTCCGGACGAATTCATGCGCCGTGTCGAGGCCGACGCCGACTGGTCGCTGTTCGATCCGTCCAAGGTGCCGCAGCTGACCGACCTGTGGGGCGAAGCCTTCGACCGCGCCTACCACGCCGCCGAAGCCGCCGGCCTGGCCGCGAAAAAGGTCAAGGCGCGCGACATCTACGGCCGGATGATGCGCACCCTGGCGCAGACCGGCAACGGCTGGATGAACTTCAAGGACAAGTCCAACCGTGCGTCCAACCAGACCCTGCGCGACGGCAACGTCATCCATCTGTCGAACCTGTGCACCGAGATCCTGGAAGTCACCTCGCAGGACGAGACCGCGGTGTGCAACCTGGGCTCGATCAATCTCTCCCATCACGTGGAGCTGTTTGAGGACGGCAAGGGCGCGTTCGATTTCGACAAGCTCGCCGAGACCGTGCGCCTGGCCGTGCGCCAGCTCGACCGCGTGATCGATCTGAACTTCTATCCGATCGAAACCGCCCGCCGCGCCAATCTGAAGTGGCGTCCGGTCGGCCTGGGCTCAATGGGCCTGCAGGATGTGTTCTTCAAGCTGCGCATGCCGTTCGACTCCGAGCCGGCGCGCAAGCTCGCGCAGGAAATCGCCGAGGCCATCTATTTCCACGCGCTGTCGGCGTCGAACGAGCTGGCGATGGAACACGGCAAGCACCCGTCCTTCGACGACACCCGCGCTTCGGTCGGCGAGCTGCAGTTCGAAGCCTGGGGCGTGACCCCGTCGCAGCCCGAGCGCTGGGACGCGCTGCGCAAGCGCATCGCCGAGCACGGCCTGCGCAACTCGCTGCTGATCGCGATCGCGCCGACCGCGACCATCGCCTCCATCGCCGGCTGCTACGAGTGCATCGAGCCGCAGGTGTCGAACCTGTTCAAGCGCGAGACGCTGTCGGGCGACTTCCTGGTAGTCAACAAGTACCTCGTGGAAGAACTCAAGAAGCTCGGCATGTGGACCGCCGAGATGCGCGACCGCATCAAGATGGCCGAAGGTTCGATCCAGTCGGTGACCGAAGTGCCCGAGACGCTGCGCCAGGTCTACCGCACCGCGTGGGAACTGCCGATGCGTTCGCTGATCGACATGGCCGCCGAGCGCGGCGCGTACATCGACCAGAGCCAGTCGCTGAACCTGTTCATCGAAAGCCCGAACATCGGCCAGCTCAGCTCGATGTACATGTACGCGTGGAAGAAGGGCTTGAAGACGACGTATTACCTGCGCTCGCGTCCGGCCACCAAGATCGCCAAGACCACGGTGAGCGCGCCGGCGACCAGCGCGCCGAAGCCTGAGTTGGTGCCGGTGGAGTTCACCGCCAGCGAGGCGATCGCGTGCTCGCTGGAAAATCCCGAGTCCTGCGAAGCCTGCCAGTAA
- a CDS encoding DUF2339 domain-containing protein, with protein sequence MEALIVLLVLALLLVPVLLIVALVQISGLKSRVSGLERTLAQLRASAAAPPAPRGREDETLAERIERIDREALPQTPARPIASAAPPAATAPQTPPPFPATPPSVPPPLPPRPAAAAASPMPLRAPVAPTPRAPRAPSPPDIFTLGARWVRRWFTEGNVPVKVGMLVLLAGVAALLKYASDQGWMHVPMEFRLAGIAVAAMGGLVFGWQQRERKRVFALSLQGGAIGVLLLVVFAAFKLYGLIPAGAAFAISVVLVAGTGVLSVKQNALALAVFAILAGFLAPIWLSTGSGNHVALFGYYAVLNAGIFAIAWWRPWRVLNLIGFAFTWGIGTLWGVLKYRPEHFSTTEPFLLLFFAFYLLIPVLYARRRAAGRRDLIDGCLVFGTPLIAFTLQAGLLDGDRMPLAFCALGLGALYAALAWWLRRDQRFVELSTPYALLAVGFATLAVPLALAAEATACVFALEGAALAWLGLRQQRLLPQLTGLGLQIAAAFAFIVGASDSVWEGYTPILNANFAGAVLIAVAGLASAWSYRRDAARAPALAYYLWGLAWWLGATGSEIADFIADRNSADAVLMLVAVTGWAAAEVFRRHDWKALSLTAALAFAAALPLALWQADAHRYPFAEWGWAAWALYAGLGWRSLSNLRERAGPELALGHLAWLWAWALAIGVTLFRLLRLSMQNDVAAFGSGWTATVLLLPVLAMAALSLWRASIIGRPVAQRFEQWRAVAMASFMLVLVATLALTLLTPANPHPLLWIPLLNPLSLMQTATLLMLGFWLATPLVGEALRRRRVPILAAIGFVLITVEVLRSAHFWGHVGWGSSMFSTSLVQTSLTVVWSVLGVAGWIAGSRRGQRGLWLAGAVLMGVVLAKLVVVDRGHLGNLLGIASFIAYGLLCTLVGYFAPAPPSRSADNDRNPQETQA encoded by the coding sequence ATGGAAGCACTGATTGTCTTGCTGGTACTGGCTTTGCTGTTGGTGCCGGTGCTGCTCATCGTCGCCCTGGTCCAGATCTCCGGGCTCAAGTCCCGGGTGTCGGGCCTGGAACGGACCCTGGCACAGCTTCGTGCGTCCGCAGCCGCTCCGCCGGCACCGCGCGGCCGCGAGGACGAAACCCTGGCCGAGCGCATCGAGCGCATCGATCGTGAAGCGCTGCCGCAGACGCCGGCGCGCCCGATCGCCAGCGCCGCGCCGCCCGCCGCGACTGCGCCGCAGACTCCGCCGCCGTTCCCGGCCACGCCGCCGTCCGTGCCGCCGCCGTTGCCGCCGCGACCGGCCGCCGCGGCGGCCTCGCCCATGCCGCTTCGCGCGCCCGTCGCGCCGACGCCACGCGCACCGCGTGCGCCGTCGCCGCCGGACATCTTCACTCTCGGCGCGCGCTGGGTCCGGCGTTGGTTCACCGAGGGCAACGTGCCGGTCAAGGTCGGCATGCTGGTGTTGCTCGCCGGCGTCGCCGCGTTGCTGAAGTACGCCAGCGACCAGGGCTGGATGCACGTGCCGATGGAGTTCCGTCTCGCCGGCATCGCCGTCGCGGCGATGGGCGGGCTGGTGTTCGGCTGGCAGCAGCGCGAGCGCAAGCGCGTGTTCGCGCTGAGCCTGCAGGGCGGGGCGATCGGCGTGCTGCTGCTGGTGGTGTTCGCCGCGTTCAAGCTCTACGGCCTGATCCCGGCCGGCGCGGCGTTCGCGATCAGCGTGGTGCTGGTCGCCGGCACCGGCGTGCTGTCGGTCAAGCAGAACGCGCTGGCGCTGGCGGTGTTCGCGATCCTGGCCGGCTTCCTCGCGCCGATCTGGCTGTCCACCGGTTCGGGCAACCACGTCGCCTTGTTCGGTTACTACGCGGTGCTCAACGCTGGCATCTTCGCGATCGCGTGGTGGCGTCCGTGGCGGGTGCTGAATCTGATCGGCTTCGCTTTCACCTGGGGCATCGGCACCTTGTGGGGCGTGCTGAAGTACCGGCCGGAGCATTTCTCGACCACCGAGCCGTTCCTGCTGTTGTTCTTCGCCTTCTATCTGTTGATCCCGGTGCTGTACGCGCGCCGCCGCGCCGCCGGGCGCCGCGATCTCATCGACGGTTGCCTGGTGTTCGGCACGCCGCTGATCGCCTTCACCCTGCAGGCCGGTCTGCTCGACGGCGATCGCATGCCGCTGGCGTTCTGCGCGCTCGGCCTGGGCGCGCTGTACGCGGCGCTGGCGTGGTGGTTGCGCCGCGATCAGCGCTTCGTCGAACTGTCCACGCCGTATGCGCTGCTGGCGGTCGGTTTCGCGACCCTGGCCGTGCCGCTGGCGCTGGCCGCGGAAGCCACCGCCTGCGTGTTCGCGCTGGAAGGCGCGGCGTTGGCGTGGCTGGGCCTGCGCCAGCAGCGGTTGCTGCCGCAGCTCACCGGCCTGGGGCTGCAGATCGCGGCCGCGTTCGCCTTCATCGTCGGCGCCAGCGATTCGGTCTGGGAGGGCTACACGCCGATACTCAACGCCAACTTCGCCGGCGCGGTACTGATCGCCGTGGCGGGCCTTGCCAGCGCATGGAGTTATCGCCGCGACGCCGCGCGCGCGCCGGCATTGGCCTATTACCTGTGGGGCCTGGCGTGGTGGCTGGGCGCGACCGGCAGCGAGATCGCCGATTTCATCGCCGACCGCAACAGCGCCGATGCGGTGCTGATGCTGGTCGCGGTGACCGGCTGGGCGGCGGCGGAAGTGTTCCGTCGCCACGACTGGAAGGCCTTGTCGCTGACCGCGGCGCTGGCTTTCGCCGCGGCGCTGCCGTTGGCGCTGTGGCAGGCCGATGCGCACCGCTATCCGTTCGCCGAGTGGGGCTGGGCGGCGTGGGCGCTGTACGCGGGACTGGGTTGGCGCAGCCTGAGCAATCTGCGCGAACGCGCGGGGCCCGAACTCGCGCTCGGCCATCTGGCCTGGCTGTGGGCGTGGGCATTGGCGATCGGCGTGACCTTGTTCCGGCTGTTGCGTTTGTCGATGCAGAACGATGTCGCCGCGTTCGGCTCGGGCTGGACCGCGACGGTGCTGTTGTTGCCGGTGCTGGCGATGGCGGCGCTGAGCCTGTGGCGCGCTTCGATCATCGGCCGGCCGGTGGCGCAACGTTTCGAGCAATGGCGCGCCGTGGCGATGGCCAGTTTCATGCTGGTGCTGGTGGCGACGCTGGCATTGACCCTGCTGACGCCGGCCAATCCGCATCCGCTGCTGTGGATTCCGCTGCTCAATCCCTTGTCGCTGATGCAGACCGCGACCTTGCTGATGCTCGGCTTCTGGCTCGCCACGCCCTTGGTCGGCGAAGCGCTGAGGCGGCGCCGGGTGCCGATTCTGGCCGCGATCGGTTTCGTGTTGATCACCGTCGAAGTGCTGCGCAGCGCGCACTTCTGGGGCCATGTCGGATGGGGTTCGTCGATGTTCTCCACCAGCCTGGTGCAGACCAGCCTGACCGTGGTGTGGAGCGTGCTCGGCGTGGCCGGCTGGATCGCCGGCTCGCGCCGCGGCCAGCGCGGGCTGTGGCTGGCCGGCGCGGTGTTGATGGGCGTGGTGCTGGCCAAGCTGGTCGTGGTCGATCGCGGCCATCTGGGCAATCTGCTCGGCATCGCCTCGTTCATCGCCTATGGTCTGTTGTGCACCCTGGTCGGTTACTTCGCGCCGGCGCCACCGAGCCGCTCCGCCGATAACGATCGAAATCCGCAGGAGACTCAGGCATGA
- a CDS encoding DUF3999 domain-containing protein: MKRYLMWLAALPLLATAGPRQDYAQQWSLQLSRDDGGAYRVVLDEAVYRQAQSAQLRDVDVIDRSGAVVPASVFAPEQPIARAPQRVMLPWFPLPASPSGSATQGWELVSEVETDGRLRRVEARSTAADTAKLPQTSLLIDASRLRAPILALELEWAPGAALDAAYGVEASDDLDHWRSLGSSGRLVDLQRDGQRLVQRRIVFDAVGEQARYLRLTPQDPKSAAQINAVTAELAGNAASAPMQWRELKGRRVELKDGSIAFEYTLDGRFPIQQADVALPGNHALEWRLESRDNEEQGWYAQAGPWMAYQVAGKGEGDRSAARQLASTVRDRHWRLRANGAVPGEPVLRLGYRPEVVVFLAQGEPPYALVAGSARAARGNSPLAHLIEALRTSRGRDWQPADATLGSAVALAGASALVPAEPERDWYSYMLWAVLVGGALIVAGFAFSLLKSNKPAAP, from the coding sequence ATGAAGCGTTATCTGATGTGGTTGGCGGCGCTGCCCTTGCTCGCCACGGCCGGCCCGCGCCAGGACTACGCGCAGCAGTGGTCCTTGCAACTCAGTCGCGACGACGGCGGCGCGTATCGCGTGGTGCTGGACGAAGCGGTGTATCGCCAGGCGCAAAGCGCGCAGTTGCGCGACGTGGACGTGATCGATCGCAGCGGCGCGGTCGTGCCGGCCTCGGTGTTCGCGCCCGAGCAGCCGATCGCGCGCGCGCCGCAGCGCGTGATGCTGCCGTGGTTCCCGTTGCCGGCGTCGCCGTCGGGTTCGGCCACGCAAGGTTGGGAACTGGTCAGCGAAGTCGAAACCGACGGCCGCCTGCGCCGGGTCGAAGCGCGCAGCACCGCCGCCGACACCGCCAAGCTGCCGCAGACGTCATTGCTGATCGACGCCAGCCGCCTGCGCGCGCCGATCCTGGCCCTGGAGCTGGAGTGGGCGCCGGGCGCGGCGCTGGATGCGGCCTACGGGGTCGAAGCCAGCGACGATCTCGATCACTGGCGCAGCCTGGGCAGCAGCGGCCGTCTGGTCGATCTGCAGCGCGACGGCCAGCGGCTGGTGCAGCGGCGGATCGTGTTCGATGCGGTCGGCGAACAGGCGCGTTATCTGCGGTTGACGCCGCAGGACCCGAAATCGGCCGCGCAGATCAACGCGGTGACCGCGGAACTGGCCGGCAACGCGGCGAGTGCGCCGATGCAGTGGCGCGAGCTCAAGGGCCGGCGGGTGGAGCTCAAGGACGGCAGCATCGCCTTCGAATACACCCTCGATGGCCGCTTCCCGATCCAGCAGGCCGACGTGGCGTTGCCGGGCAATCACGCGCTGGAATGGCGCCTTGAGAGCCGCGACAACGAAGAGCAGGGTTGGTATGCGCAGGCTGGTCCGTGGATGGCGTATCAGGTCGCCGGCAAGGGCGAGGGCGACCGTTCGGCGGCGCGGCAACTGGCCTCGACCGTGCGCGATCGCCACTGGCGTTTGCGCGCGAACGGCGCGGTGCCGGGCGAGCCGGTGTTGCGCTTGGGTTATCGGCCCGAGGTGGTGGTGTTCCTGGCGCAGGGCGAGCCGCCGTACGCATTGGTCGCCGGCAGTGCGCGCGCGGCGCGCGGGAATTCGCCGTTGGCGCATCTGATCGAAGCCTTGCGCACCTCGCGCGGACGCGACTGGCAACCGGCCGATGCGACGTTGGGGTCGGCGGTGGCACTGGCGGGGGCGTCGGCGTTGGTGCCGGCTGAACCTGAGCGCGATTGGTACTCGTACATGCTGTGGGCGGTGCTGGTGGGGGGCGCGTTGATCGTGGCGGGGTTTGCTTTCAGTTTGTTGAAGTCGAATAAGCCCGCGGCACCGTGA
- a CDS encoding phosphoglycerate kinase: MSIVRMTDLDLAGKRVLIREDLNVPIDDGRITSELRILAALPTLKLALEKGAAVMVTSHLGRPKEGQWSQADSLAPVAQRLSELLGIEVPLIKDWVDGVQVQPGQLVLLENCRMNVGEGKDDEALSKKYAALCDVFVMDAFGTAHRAQASTHGVIRHAKLAAGGPLLMAELDALAKALDNPARPLLAIVAGSKVSTKLELLSSLVSKVDQLIVGGGIANTFIAAMGHGVGKSLVENDLIDTAKKIMADAKARGADIPVPTDVVVAPAFAADAPATVKAVDAVGADDMILDIGPDTAVRYAELIKNAGTVVWNGPVGVFEFDAFGKGTQTLALAIAASKAFSIAGGGDTLAAVDKYGIEQDVSYISTGGGAFLEFLEGKELPAVTALKQRAG, translated from the coding sequence GTGTCCATCGTCCGCATGACCGATCTCGATCTCGCCGGTAAGCGAGTGCTGATCCGCGAAGATCTCAACGTCCCCATCGACGACGGCCGCATCACCTCCGAGCTGCGCATCCTCGCCGCGCTGCCGACCCTGAAGCTGGCGCTGGAAAAGGGCGCGGCGGTGATGGTCACCTCGCATCTGGGCCGGCCGAAGGAAGGCCAGTGGAGCCAGGCCGATTCGCTGGCGCCGGTCGCCCAGCGCCTGTCGGAACTGCTCGGCATCGAAGTGCCGCTGATCAAGGATTGGGTCGATGGCGTGCAAGTGCAGCCAGGCCAACTGGTGCTGCTCGAAAATTGCCGCATGAACGTCGGCGAAGGCAAGGACGACGAAGCGCTGTCGAAGAAATACGCCGCTTTGTGCGATGTATTCGTCATGGACGCCTTCGGCACCGCGCATCGCGCCCAGGCCTCCACGCACGGCGTCATCCGCCACGCCAAGCTCGCCGCCGGCGGCCCGCTGCTGATGGCCGAGCTCGATGCGCTGGCCAAGGCCCTCGACAATCCCGCACGCCCGCTGCTGGCCATCGTCGCCGGTTCCAAGGTCTCGACCAAGCTGGAACTGCTGTCGTCGCTGGTGAGCAAGGTCGATCAGCTGATCGTCGGCGGCGGCATCGCCAACACCTTCATCGCCGCGATGGGCCACGGCGTGGGCAAGTCGCTGGTCGAAAACGATCTGATCGACACCGCGAAGAAGATCATGGCCGACGCCAAGGCGCGCGGCGCCGATATCCCGGTGCCCACCGACGTGGTGGTGGCGCCGGCCTTCGCCGCCGATGCGCCGGCCACGGTCAAGGCCGTCGATGCGGTCGGCGCCGACGACATGATCCTCGACATCGGCCCGGACACGGCCGTGCGTTACGCCGAGCTGATCAAGAACGCCGGCACCGTGGTCTGGAACGGCCCGGTCGGCGTGTTCGAATTCGATGCCTTCGGCAAGGGCACGCAGACCCTGGCGCTGGCGATCGCCGCGTCCAAGGCGTTCTCGATCGCCGGCGGCGGCGACACCCTGGCCGCGGTCGATAAGTACGGCATCGAACAGGACGTGAGCTATATCTCCACCGGCGGCGGCGCGTTCCTGGAATTCCTGGAAGGCAAGGAATTGCCAGCGGTGACCGCGCTCAAGCAGCGCGCGGGTTGA
- a CDS encoding HAD hydrolase-like protein — protein sequence MSEASIQAGKPTLFFDLDGTLIDSSVGITRSISYALEQLQHPVPSEQVLRSWIGPALRTSFLPLLVDEQRVEQAVALYLERYSREGWTEHQVYDGVGDMLDAARAAGYRMAVVTAKNENNARKILAHLPFGGYFEDVIGSTMDGRLTHKVDLIAEALRRFGLQAAQCLMIGDRRMDIEGALQHGMGNIGVLWGFGSEQELREAGAQRLAAAPTQLPGLLAA from the coding sequence ATGTCCGAGGCGTCGATCCAGGCCGGCAAGCCCACGCTGTTTTTCGATCTCGACGGCACCCTGATCGATTCCTCGGTCGGCATCACCCGCTCGATCTCCTACGCGCTGGAGCAATTGCAGCATCCGGTGCCCAGCGAGCAGGTGCTGCGCTCGTGGATCGGCCCGGCGCTGCGTACCAGCTTCCTGCCGCTGCTGGTCGATGAGCAGCGGGTCGAGCAGGCGGTGGCCCTATATCTGGAACGCTACAGCCGCGAAGGCTGGACCGAGCACCAGGTCTACGACGGCGTCGGCGACATGCTCGATGCCGCGCGCGCGGCCGGTTATCGCATGGCCGTGGTCACGGCCAAGAACGAGAACAACGCGCGCAAGATCCTCGCGCATCTGCCGTTCGGCGGATATTTCGAGGACGTGATCGGCTCGACCATGGACGGCCGCCTGACTCACAAGGTCGATCTGATCGCCGAAGCGCTGCGCCGTTTCGGCCTGCAGGCGGCGCAGTGCCTGATGATCGGCGACCGGCGCATGGACATCGAAGGCGCGTTGCAGCACGGCATGGGCAACATCGGCGTGCTGTGGGGCTTCGGCAGCGAACAGGAACTGCGCGAGGCCGGCGCGCAGCGCCTGGCGGCGGCGCCGACGCAGTTGCCGGGCTTGCTCGCGGCCTGA
- a CDS encoding DUF6289 family protein: MRRIGLFAAVFAVALMGSMSFSAGANSWQGTWYYYNAEGAQIGKWTAGCGAADGRWGDTSGSNKHFTQGCAVES, translated from the coding sequence ATGCGTCGTATCGGATTATTCGCCGCGGTGTTCGCGGTCGCGTTGATGGGCAGCATGTCCTTCAGCGCCGGTGCCAACAGCTGGCAGGGCACCTGGTACTACTACAACGCCGAAGGCGCGCAGATAGGCAAGTGGACCGCCGGCTGCGGCGCCGCCGACGGCCGTTGGGGCGACACCAGCGGTTCGAACAAGCATTTCACCCAGGGCTGCGCGGTCGAAAGCTGA
- a CDS encoding DUF6289 family protein encodes MRVIAMSSFAAVLAVAALTVSVKAAPPWQGYSITYFNAAGEVIGGATANCGGQYLSWGETSDIIQKRTWICD; translated from the coding sequence ATGCGCGTTATCGCAATGTCGTCGTTCGCCGCAGTGCTCGCCGTCGCCGCGCTGACCGTCAGCGTCAAGGCCGCTCCGCCGTGGCAGGGTTACTCGATCACGTATTTCAACGCCGCCGGCGAAGTCATCGGCGGCGCCACCGCCAATTGCGGCGGGCAATACCTGTCATGGGGCGAGACCTCAGACATCATCCAGAAACGCACCTGGATCTGCGACTGA
- a CDS encoding GNAT family N-acetyltransferase — protein MTMSKPGEAIAAALAALEDFPLLQGPRVRLRGPREDERDAQALFALFGDEQVMRYWSRPPMQGVSEAHELIAQIRKGMAERNLINWVIADGDDAVIGSCTLFRFDANHRRAELGYALHPAQWGLGIAREAATLALDWAFDTLGLHRCDAGIDPANASSRALLHRLGFVTEGVQRESFFVGERVTDSELLGLLVKDWRAARSRH, from the coding sequence ATGACGATGTCGAAACCCGGCGAGGCCATCGCCGCCGCGCTCGCGGCGCTGGAGGATTTCCCGCTGCTGCAGGGCCCGCGCGTGCGTCTGCGCGGGCCGCGCGAAGACGAGCGCGATGCGCAGGCCTTGTTCGCCTTGTTCGGCGACGAGCAGGTCATGCGCTATTGGAGCCGTCCGCCGATGCAGGGCGTGAGCGAGGCGCACGAGTTGATCGCGCAGATCCGCAAGGGTATGGCCGAGCGCAATCTGATCAACTGGGTGATCGCCGACGGCGACGACGCGGTGATCGGCAGCTGCACGCTGTTCCGCTTCGACGCCAACCATCGCCGCGCCGAGCTGGGCTATGCGCTGCATCCGGCGCAGTGGGGCCTGGGCATCGCGCGCGAAGCGGCCACGCTGGCCCTGGACTGGGCCTTCGACACGCTGGGCCTGCATCGCTGCGATGCAGGCATCGACCCGGCCAACGCGTCCTCGCGCGCCCTGCTGCACCGCCTGGGTTTCGTGACCGAGGGTGTGCAGCGGGAAAGTTTCTTCGTCGGCGAGCGGGTGACCGACAGCGAATTGCTCGGGCTGTTGGTCAAGGACTGGCGCGCGGCGCGGTCCAGGCACTGA
- the pyk gene encoding pyruvate kinase: MSTTPRRTKILATLGPATDPPGVLDALLTAGVDVVRLNFSHGDPSSQVARANAVREAALRVGVEVGILADLPGPKIRIERFAEGRVLLKAGDRFDLIAAENPPPGNLREVGVSYLGLPGDVSPGDVLLLDDGLLQLRVGAIDGERIITTVLNDGALSDRKGLNKLGGGLSLGALTERDKELILIAAELGADFIAVSFCRNAEDMNEARRIARAAGSDAALVSKIERAEAIENLAEIVEASDVVMVARGDLGVEIGDAELPGLQKKIIRESLLRNRVVITATQMMQSMVDNPIPTRAEVLDVANAVIDGTDAVMLSQESAAGRYPIKAVEAMARICLGAERQFNHDTDFEAAPRNLERADQAIAMAAMFLSEHIGVRAIVAMTESGGTARFLSRFRSNAPIYAFSRHDGARRRMAMMRDVYPIDFDSRGQASRDAARNVVKQLFDSGKLAQGERVIFTSGDTMEQHGATNTLRLLQVGEGGSAEGLGEL; this comes from the coding sequence ATGTCCACCACCCCACGACGCACCAAGATCCTCGCCACCCTGGGCCCGGCCACCGATCCGCCGGGCGTGCTCGATGCCTTGCTCACCGCCGGCGTCGATGTGGTCCGCCTCAATTTCTCTCACGGCGATCCGTCTTCGCAGGTCGCCCGCGCCAACGCCGTGCGCGAGGCCGCGCTGCGGGTTGGGGTCGAGGTCGGCATCCTCGCCGATCTGCCCGGGCCGAAAATCCGCATCGAACGCTTCGCCGAGGGTCGGGTATTGCTCAAGGCCGGCGACCGTTTCGACCTGATCGCCGCGGAAAACCCGCCGCCGGGCAACCTGCGCGAAGTCGGCGTCAGTTACCTGGGCCTGCCCGGCGACGTCAGCCCCGGCGACGTGCTGCTGCTCGACGACGGCCTGCTGCAACTGCGCGTCGGCGCCATCGACGGCGAGCGCATCATCACCACCGTGCTCAACGACGGCGCGCTGTCGGACCGCAAGGGCCTGAACAAACTCGGCGGCGGCCTGTCGCTGGGCGCGCTGACCGAGCGCGACAAGGAACTGATCCTGATCGCCGCCGAGCTGGGCGCGGACTTCATCGCGGTGTCGTTCTGCCGCAACGCCGAGGACATGAACGAAGCGCGCCGGATCGCCCGCGCCGCCGGCAGCGATGCCGCGCTGGTGTCGAAGATCGAGCGCGCCGAAGCCATCGAGAACCTCGCCGAGATCGTCGAGGCCAGCGACGTGGTCATGGTCGCGCGCGGCGACCTGGGCGTGGAGATCGGCGATGCCGAGCTGCCCGGCCTGCAGAAGAAGATCATCCGCGAATCATTGCTGCGCAACCGCGTGGTGATCACCGCCACGCAGATGATGCAGTCGATGGTCGACAACCCGATCCCGACCCGCGCCGAAGTGCTCGACGTCGCCAACGCGGTGATCGACGGCACCGACGCGGTCATGCTGTCGCAGGAATCGGCCGCCGGCCGCTATCCGATCAAGGCGGTCGAGGCGATGGCGCGCATCTGCCTGGGCGCCGAGCGCCAGTTCAACCACGACACCGATTTCGAAGCCGCGCCGCGCAACCTGGAACGCGCCGACCAGGCCATCGCCATGGCGGCGATGTTCCTGTCCGAGCACATCGGCGTGCGCGCGATCGTGGCGATGACCGAATCAGGCGGCACCGCGCGCTTTCTCTCGCGTTTCCGCTCCAACGCGCCGATCTACGCGTTCTCGCGCCACGACGGCGCGCGCCGGCGCATGGCGATGATGCGCGACGTCTACCCGATCGATTTCGACAGCCGCGGCCAGGCCTCGCGCGATGCCGCGCGCAACGTGGTCAAGCAGTTGTTCGATTCGGGCAAGCTGGCCCAGGGCGAGCGGGTGATCTTCACCAGCGGCGACACCATGGAACAGCACGGCGCGACCAACACCCTGCGTCTGCTGCAGGTGGGCGAGGGCGGCAGCGCCGAGGGCCTGGGCGAGCTGTAA